The region CGGATCCTGCCGCGCCCTATGGCCGGCACCCGCTGACCGGTGAACCGCTTTCCGAGAAATCGAAAGTGGTCGCGGGGCTACTCCAGTTGCTCGGCCTCTTCGGCTTGGTGGGCATCGGCCGCATCTACCTCGGCTACACAGGCCTTGGCATCGCTCAGCTCGTCGTCGGACTCATCACCTGCGGCATCGGCGCCATCATCTGGGGCATCGTCGACGCGGTCCTGATCTTGACCGACAGAGTGCGCGATCCCGAGGGGCGTCCCCTGCGCGATGGCACTTAGTTCCACATCGGGCCATCGCACCCGTCTGTTCGTCGGACTCGGCACCGGCGCAGCCTTGCTGGGCAGCTTGGCCTACATCGGGATCGGGAATCCCCACAGCCCCGATTTCGTCTTTCCGGCCTGCCCCTTCAGAGCCCTGACAGGCTGGAACTGCCCGGCCTGTGGCGGGCTTCGCATGACCCACGACCTTCTTCACGGCGATGTCGCCGCGGCCATCGTCGACAACGTCTTTCTCTTGGTCGGTCTGCCACTGCTGCTGACGTGGGTCCTTGTCCAGTGGCGCCGCGGGAAAGCCGCGGCGAACACTCCGACGCTGGTCGTCATCGTCGCGGCCGCCGTGACGTGGACGATCGTCCGCAATCTTCCGGGATTTCCGCTGGTCCCGACCGTTCTCGACGGGTAGCCGCACCCCAGCGCTGATACACTTGATCGACGGGCCGGTGCAGTCCCCAGCAACGAATTTCAGGACTGCGGAGGTGCACGTCCATGCTGTTTTCGGCATTGCCCGAACCCCAGGGTTTGTATGACCCCGGTAACGAGTCGGACTCCTGCGGTGTCGCGATGGTCACCGACATCCAGGGACGCCGTTCGCACTCGATCGTCACCGACGGTCTGATCGCACTGGAGCACCTCGAGCACCGGGGAGCAGCCGGGGCCGAGCCCAACAGCGGCGACGGAGCAGGCATCCTGATTCAGGTGCCCGTCGAGTTCCTGCGCGACGTCGTCGACTTCGATCTGCCCGCGCCTGGGGTCGACGGGTCCAACACCTTCGCCGCGGGGATCTGCTTTCTGCCGCAGGATCAGACTGCGCGGACCCACGCGCTCGGCACCGTCGAATCCATCGCCACGGAGGAGGGTCTCGAGATCCTCGGCTGGCGCGAGGTGCCCGTCGACCCCGACGGCGCCGACGTCGGCGTGACGGCCCTGGGCTGTATGCCGTACATGGCGCAGGTGTTCGTGGCCGCATCCGCGCACGACGGAACACGCCTCGGCGGAATCGATCTCGACCGCCGGGTGTACCCGATGCGCAAGCGATCCGAACGCACCGGCGTGTACTTCCCCTCGCTGTCCAGCCGCACCATCGTCTACAAGGGCATGCTCACCACAATGCAGCTGCCGCAATACTTTCCGGACCTCCGCGACGAGCGCTGCGTCAGCGCCATTGCGATCGTGCACAGCCGCTTCTCCACCAACACCTTTCCGTCGTGGCCGCTGGCGCATCCGTTCCGGTTCGTCGCCCACAACGGTGAGATCAACACCGTGCGCGGCAACCGCAACCGGATGCACGCCCGCGAAGCGATGCTCGCCAGCACCAAGATCCCCGGCGACCTCAACCGCCTCTCGCCGATCTGCACGCCCGACGCTTCCGACTCCGCCTCCTTCGACGAGGTCCTCGAGCTGCTGCACCTCGGCGGCCGCAGCCTGCCCCACGCCGTACTGATGATGATTCCCGAGGCGTGGGAGAACAGCGACACGATGGATCCTGCCGAGCGGGCGTTCTGGCAGTTCCACGCATCCCTGATGGAGCCGTGGGACGGCCCCGCGTGTGTCACCTTCACCGACGGCACACTTGTGGGAGCGGTGTTGGACCGCAATGGTTTACGCCCCGGGCGCTGGTGGCGCACCATCGACGACCGCATCATCCTCGCCAGCGAGAGCGGCGTGCTGGACGTGCCGTCTGCCGAGGTCGTCGCCAAGGGGCGTCTGCAACCCGGCAAGATGTTCCTCATCGACACCGCCGCCGGGCGCATCATCTCCGACGACGAGGTCAAAGAGAGTCTGGCGAAAGCCGAACCCTACGGAGAATGGCTGCACGCAGGACTCCTCGATCTCACGGCGCTGCCCGACCGGGTGCGGGTGCAGCCCAACCACGAGTCGGTGGTTCGCCGCCAGATCAGTTTCGGCTACACCGAGGAGGATCTGCGCATTCTGCTCACACCGATGGCAGCCTCCGGCGCAGAACCGCTCGGCTCGATGGGAACCGACACCCCGGCGGCCGTCCTCTCGCAACGTTCGAAGCTGCTCTACGACTACTTCATCGAACTCTTCGCCCAGGTGACCAACCCGCCGCTGGACGCCATCCGAGAAGAGGTGGTCACCTCGATGGCGCGCATCATGGGTCCCGAGCAGAATCTGCTCGAACCGTCGGCCGCTTCCTGCCGCCAGATCCGACTCAACTGGCCCGTCCTGGACAACGACGAGCTGAACAAGATCGTTCACATCAACGACGACGGGGAGCAACCGGGCCTGCGCACCGCCGTCCTGAAAGCTCTCTACGAGGTCGAACGCGGCGGCGAAGGCCTGGCCGAAGCCCTTGACGATCTGCGACTGCGCGCCTGTGACGCTATCGCCAGAGGCGCACGGACACTGGTCATCTCGGACCGCGACTCCGACCACACGAAGGCGCCCATCCCGTCCCTGCTGGCGGTGTCAGCCGTGCACCACCACCTCGTGCGCACCAAGCAGCGCACCACGGTGGCCCTCGTGGTGGAAACCGGTGACGCCCGCGAGGTCCACCACATCGCCATGCTGATCGGCTTCGGCGCGGCCGCGGTGAACCCCTATCTGGCCTTCGAGTCCATCGAGGACCTCATCCGGGAGGGTGAACTCACCGGCATCGAACCCGCCGCCGCGGTGCGCAACTACCTCAAGGCGCTCGGCAAGGGCGTCATGAAGGTGATGAGCAAGATGGGCATCTCGACGGTGGCGTCCTACACCGCCGCGCAAGCGTTCGAGGCCGTCGGCATCGACAGAGACGTCATCGACGAATACTTCACCGGCACCCCCACCCAACTCGGCGGCATCGGCCTCGACGTCATCGCCGAAGAGGTGAAACTCAGGCATCGCCGCGCCTACCCGGAGAACCCGACCGAACGGGTCCACCGGCGCCTGGAGGTCGGCGGCGAGTACGCCTTCCGCCGCGAAGGCGAACTGCACCTGTTCACCCCCGAAGTGGTGTTCCTGCTGCAACATTCGACGCGTACGGGCCGCTACGACGTCTTCGAGAAGTACTCCGACGAGGTCAACCGTCTCGCCAGAGAGGGCGGCGCACTGCGGGGTCTGTTCGACTTCCGGAAGGGACTCCGCCCGCCGGTGCCGTTGGACGAGGTCGAATCGGTCGAGTCGATCGTCAAACGGTTCAACACCGGTGCGATGAGCTACGGTTCGATCTCCGCCGAAGCACACGAGACCATGGCGATCGCGATGAACAAGATCGGGGGACGATCCAACTCCGGTGAAGGCGGCGAAGACGCCGACCGGCTCTACGATCCGACGCGGCGCAGCGCCGTCAAGCAGGTCGCCTCCGGCCGGTTCGGCGTCACCAGCGACTACCTGGTCAACGCCTCCGACATCCAGATCAAGATGGCGCAGGGCGCCAAACCCGGTGAGGGCGGCCAGCTTCCGGCATACAAGGTGTATCCGAACATCGCCAAGACCCGGCACTCCACCCCGGGCGTCGGGCTGATCTCGCCCCCGCCGCACCACGACATCTACTCGATCGAGGATCTTGCGCAGCTGATCCACGACCTCAAGAACGCCAACGCCGACGCGCGTGTCCACGTCAAGCTGGTCAGCTCGGTGGGGGTGGGCACCGTCGCGGCCGGGGTGTCGAAGGCGCACGCCGACGTCGTGCTGATCTCCGGTTACGACGGCGGCACCGGCGCCGCACCGCTGACCAGCCTCAAACACGCCGGCGCGCCGTGGGAGATCGGCTTGGCGGACGCCCAGCAGACGTTGATGCTCAACGGTTTGCGTGACCGCATCACCGTTCAGTGCGACGGCGGCATGCGCACGGCCCGCGACGTCATGGTCGCCATGCTCCTCGGCGCCGAGGAGTACGGCTTCGCCACCGCGCCGCTGGTGGTCGCCGGCTGCATCATGATGCGGGTCTGCCATCTCGACACCTGCCCGGTCGGTGTGGCCACGCAGAACCCGGAGCTGCGCGCACGCTTCAACGGCAAGCCCGAATTCGTGGAGAACTTCTTCCAGTTCATCGCCGAGGACATCCGCAGGTACCTCGCCGAGCTCGGGTTCCGCAGCATCGACGAGGCAGTGGGCCACGCCGAGGTCCTCGACACCGACATGGGTGTCGCGCACTGGAAGAGCAGGGGACTGGACCTGACGCCGATCTTCGCGGTGCCGGCCGGCGACGGCCCGCGCCGCAAGGTCCGCGAGCAGGACCACGGCCTCGGCCAGGCGCTCGACCGCACGCTGATCCAGCTCGCCGAGGGGGCACTCGAGGACGCGCATCCCGTGCGGCTGGAACTGCCGGTGCGCAACGTGAACCGGACGGTCGGCACGCTGCTCGGCAGCGAGGTCACCCGCCGCTACGGCGCGCAGGGCCTGCCGGACGACACCATTCACGTGACCCTGACCGGCTCCGCCGGTCAGTCGATCGGCGCCTTCCTGCCGCCGGGCATCACGCTCGAACTGATCGGTGACGCCAACGACTATGTCGGGAAAGGGCTTTCGGGCGGCCGGGTGATCGTCAAACCGCAGGATGACGTGCTGTTCCTGCCCGAGGACAACGTCATCGCGGGCAACACCCTGCTCTACGGCGCGACGTCGGGCGAGGTGTACCTGCGCGGCCGGGTCGGGGAGCGGTTCGCCGCGCGCAACTCCGGCGCGCTGGCCGTCGTCGAAGGTGTCGGCGACCACGCCTGCGAGTACATGACCGGCGGCCGTGTCGTCGTGCTGGGCAAGGTCGGCCGGAACATGGCCGCGGGCATGTCGGGCGGCATCGCCTTCGTCCTCGGTCTGGACCCGCGGCGGGTCAACACCGACATGGTCGAGTTGCAGGACCTCGAACCCGAGGACCTGGCCTGGCTGCGCGAGGTGATCGCCCAGCACGCGCATGTCACGGACAGCACAGTGGCGACGTCGGTGCTCTCCGACTGGCCGCGGCGCAGTGCGCAGTTCACGAAGATCATGCCGCGCGACTACCAGCGCGTGCTGCAGGCGACCCGGATGGCCAAGGCCGAGGGGCGCGACGTCGACACCGCGATCATGGAGGCGAGCCGTGGCTGATCCGCATGGATTCCTCGAGGTGGCCAAGGTCGAGGCCACCAAGCGACCCGTCGACGAGCGGGTCGGCGACTGGCGCGAGGTGTACGAACGCCAAGACCCGCACGAACGTGCCGGAGAGGTCTCCCAGCAGGCCCGTCGCTGTATGGACTGCGGAATCCCGTTCTGTCACTCGGGAACTGCGGGCTGCCCGTTGGGGAACCTGATCCCCGAGTGGAACGACCTGGTGCGGCGCGGCAGGTGGGACGCGGCCAGCGACCGGCTGCACGCGACCAACAACTTCCCTGAGTTCACCGGCAGGCTCTGTCCGGCGCCGTGTGAGGCGGCGTGCGTGCTGTCGATCGCCGAGGAGCAGACCGGCGGCAGCGTGACGATCAAGCGCATCGAGCAGACCATCGCCGACCAGGCCTGGATGGACGGCATCGTCGAACCGCAGCCCGCCGCGATCGCCACCGGCAAGCGCGTCGCGGTCGTGGGATCCGGGCCCGCCGGCCTGGCCGCCGCGCAGCAGCTCACCCGCGCGGGCCACGACGTCACGGTCTACGAGCGTGATGACCGCATCGGCGGGCTGATGCGCTACGGCATCCCGGAGTACAAGCTGGAGAAGCGCACGCTCAACCAGCGCCTGGCCCAGATGCGGGCCGAGGGAACGCGTTTCGTCACCGAGTGCGAGGTCGGTGTGGACCTGTCCGTCGAGCAGCTGCGGGCCCGGCACGACGCCGTCGTGCTGGCGGTCGGTGCCCTGCGCGCCCGCGACAACGCCGTGGAGGGACGGGACCTCGAGGGCGTGCATCTCGCGATGGAACACCTGGTGCCCGCCAACAAGGAGTGCGAGGGCGACGGGCCCAGCGAGATCTCGGCGAAGGGCAAGCACGTCGTGATCATCGGTGGCGGCGACACCGGCGCGGACTGTCTCGGCACCGCGCACCGGCAGGGCGCCCTGTCGGTGACGCAGCTGGACTACAACCCGGAGCCACCCGAGTACCGCGACGAGTCCCGCTCACCGTGGCCGATGTGGCCGGTGGTGCTGCGCACCCGGCTGTCGCCCGCGCACGCCGAAGGCGGCCACCGGCGCTATGAGGTGGCCGTGCAGCGCTTCCTCGGCGACGATCAGGGCCGCGTGCGCGCCGTGGAGATCGCCGAGGTCAGAGTCGACCGCGACGACTCCGGCCGCCGCGTGATCACGCCGGTCGGCCAGTCCCTGCAGATCCCGTGCGAGTTGGCGCTGCTGGCCATCGGGTTCGACGGGGTGGAGCACATGCCGCTGCTCGACGGGCTCGGCCTCACCCTCAGCGGCCGCGGCACCCTGCGCTGCGGGCAGGACTGGCAGACCGACGCCCCGGGGGTGTTCGTCTGCGGCGACGCCCACCGCGGTGCGTCGCTGATCGTATGGGCGATCGCCGAGGGTCGCAGCGCCGCGCACGCCGTCGACACGTATCTGATGGGCGAGTCGGATCTTCCGGCGCCGGTCAGCCCCGGGGCCCTCCCGCTGGCCGTCATCTGAATCGATCAACGACTATGCTCAGCAGTCGTGAATAGACGCGGAAAGATCGTCTGTACGCTGGGCCCGGCGACGGCCTCGGAAGAGTCCGTTCGCAAGCTCGTGGAGTCCGGGATGGACGTCGCCCGGCTGAACTTCAGCCACGGCGACTATCCCGACCACGAAGCCAACTACAAGCGGGTCAGAGCGGCCTCCGATGCGACGGGGCACGCCGTCGGCATCCTCGCCGACCTGCAGGGACCCAAGATCCGGCTCGGCCGGTTCGCCGAGGGCTCGACGGTGTGGAGCAACGGCGAGACGGTCCGGATCACCGTCGAGGACTTCGTCGGCACCCACGACCGGGTGTCGACCACCTACAAGCGGCTGGCCGAGGACGCCAAGCCCGGCGACCGGGTGCTCGTCGACGACGGCAACATCGGACTGGTCGTCGAACACATCGACGGCAACGACGTGGTGTGCTCGGTCACCGAGGGCGGCAAGGTCAGCAACAACAAGGGCATGTCCCTGCCCGGCATGAGTGTCTCGGCGCCCGCGCTGTCGGAGAAGGACATCGAAGACCTCGAGTTCGCGGTGCGCCTCGGCGTCGACCTGGTCGCGCTGTCGTTCGTGCGTTCACCCGCCGATGTCGAACTCGTGCACGAGATCATGGACCGCGTCGGGCGCCGGGTGCCGGTGATAGCGAAGCTGGAGAAGCCCGAGGCGATCGACAACCTCGAGGCGATCGTGCTGGCCTTCGACGCGATCATGGTCGCCCGCGGAGATCTGGGCGTCGAGCTGCCGCTCGAAGAGGTTCCGCTGGTCCAGAAGCGTGCCATCCAAATGGCAAGGGAGAACGCGAAACCCGTCATCGTCGCGACCCAGATGCTGGAGTCGATGATCGAGAACTCGCGGCCCACCCGGGCCGAGGCCTCCGATGTGGCGAACGCGGTGCTCGACGGCGCGGACGCGGTGATGCTCTCCGGTGAGACGTCGGTGGGCAAGTTCCCGTTCGAGACCGTCAAGACGATGGCGCGCATCATCAGCGCCGTCGAGGAGAACTCGGTGGCGGCTCCGCCGCTCACCCATGTGCCGCGCACCAAACGCGGCGTGATCTCCTACGCCGCCCGCGACATCGGGGAGCGGCTCGACGCCAAGGCGCTGGTCGCGTTCACGCAGTCCGGCGACACCGTCCGTCGTCTCGCCCGGCTGCACACACCGCTTCCCGTGCTGGCGTTCACCGCGCTGCCCGAGGTGCGCAGCCAGCTCGCGCTGACGTGGGGCACCGAGACCTTCATCGTTCCCCACATCTCGACGACGGACGGCATGATCCGCCAGGTGGACAAGTCGATGCTCGAGCTGGGCCGCTACAAGCGGGGGGACCTGGTGGTCATCGTCGCGGGCGCGCCTCCGGGCACAGTAGGCTCCACGAATCTGATCCACGTTCACCGCATCGGTGAGGACGACGTCTAGCCGTCGGGCCATAGGTAGGGGGTAGCGCTTGTCGCCGCACGCCGACTTCGACGAACTGTTGGCGATCCTGCAGCTCGACCAGCTCGACGAGAACACCTTCACCGGCGCGCACCCGAGCAAAAACCCAGTGCGGACCTTCGGTGGTCAGATGATGGCGCAGGCGTTCGTGGCCGCGGGCCGCTCGCTGACCCATCCGATCCCGCCCAGCGCACTGTCGGTGCACTTCATCGCCGGCGGCGACCCGGAGCTCGACCTCGAGTTCCAGGTGGTGCGGCTGCGCGACGAGCGCCGGTTCGCGAACCGCCGCGTGGACGTCGTGCAGAAGGGTCAGCTGCTGACCACCGCGATGGTGTCGTACCTGGCCGGGGGCAGAGGACTCGAGCACGGAGTGCAGCCGCCACCGCTCGGCGATCCGCTGACCGTGCCGCCGATCGACGATCTGCTGCGGGGTTACGAGGACGTCGTGCCCCACTTCGCCAACGCGTTGCGGCCCATCGAGTGGCGCTACACCAACGACCCCGCCTGGATCATGCGGGACAAGGGCGAGCGCCTCGAGCACAACCGGGTGTGGATGAAGGCTCAGGGAGACATGCCCGACGACCCGGTACTGCACGCCGCGGCATTGGTGTACTCCTCGGACACCACCGTGCTCGACTCCATCATCACCACCCACGGCTTGTCGTGGGGTCATGACCGGATCTTCGCGGTGACCACCAACCACTCGGTGTGGTTTCACCGCCCGCTGCGGTTCGACGACTGGGTGCTCTACTCGACGAGTTCGCCGGTCGCCGCCGAGTCGCGCGGGCTCGGCACCGGCCACTTCTTCGACCGGTCCGGCGCGCTGCTGGCGACCGTCGTGCAGGAGGGAATCGTCAAGTACTTCCCGGCGCGGCCTACGGGGTCGGTGTGACCGTGATGGAGAACTGGTTCTCGACGCGCTGGGTGAACTCGTCGGCGCACCGCTGCGCGGCCTCCTTGTCGTTGCCGGCGCGGCTCAGGCAGTCGACGTAGTCGTTGCCGCCGACCTTGTCGAACAGCCCGATGTAGATCGGGATGAACACCAGACCGGCGACGACGGCCACCGCCCCGAGCACGATGCCGGCGATCGCGACACCGCCGTTGGTGGCCTCGTTGCGCTTGACGCGGCCTCGGGCGACGAACCCGATGACGATCGCGCACAGGCCGAGGATGATGCCGCCGGCGACCGACCAGCACAGCACGAGGCCGACGATCGCGAGGATCAGGGCGGTGGTACCGAGGCCGTTCTTCGGCGCCGCCTGCGGAGGCGGATAACTGCCCGGATAACCGCCCGGGTAGCTACCCGGATAACCCCCCGGAAGGCCGCTGTAGGGCTGAGGCGGAGGGGGCGGATAGCCGCCCGGATACGCGCCGTAAGGAGGGGGCGGCGGTTCGCTCATGCTGGTCAGAGTACCCGTCGGTGCTGAGGTTCTTCGGCAGGTGATGGGTGGCGACGACGACGGCGCGGTCGGCGCCGAAGAGCTCGCCGGGAGTGAGGATGTCGACCAGAAGCCGCTCGGCGTCGGAGGTGTCCAGGTGCTCGGTCGGCTCGTCGAGCAGGACGGTCGGGGCGGCGGACACCAGGGCCCTGGCGAGCAGCAGCCGTCGGCGCTGCCCCGCCGACACCGCCGCGGCGCCGCCGACCAACACGGTCGACAGTCCGTCGGGCAAGTCGTCGAGCCAGGCGCCCAGCCCCACCTTCTGCAGCGCGGCCCGGAGTCCGTCGTCGTCGGCGTCGCCGCGCGCGACCAGGAGATTGTCGCGGACGGTGGTGGAGAACAGGTGCGCGTCTTCGGCGAAGAACGTTCCCGGCGTGCGCATCAGCAGCGTGGTCTTGCCGCACCCGCTCGGGCCGACGACGACGATGCGGGCACCCGGCGTCACCTGCAGCGGGGGACTGGCCGGGCGACGCCCGTCGTCGTCGACCGGCTCGAGGAGTGCCCGCAGGCGGCGTGCGGCGATGCGCGCCCGGGACAGCGTGACGGCCGCGCCGGGCAGCGCGGCGGTGGCTTCGAACGCCGACAGCGGCAGCAGCATCAGGATCGCGACCGTCGTCGGCGCGACGGCGCTCGACAGCGCGACACCCGCGACCACGGCCGCGAGCACACTGACACCCATGGCCGCGGTCGGCGCCGCGGCGGCGACCGCGCCGGGCGCCGCGGCGCGGTCGATGGCGCGGCCCCACCGGCGCTGTTCGTCACCGGCCTCGGCGATCACCGAGGGCAGCCGCCCGCTGACCCGCAGCTCGGGAGCGTGCTCGAGCACGAGCAGCAC is a window of Mycolicibacterium chubuense NBB4 DNA encoding:
- a CDS encoding TM2 domain-containing protein — encoded protein: MTEPHFSGSEGGNSYPPPPQQPGYPPPGSQYSPPPGAFPPPGAFPPPYGQYPPAYTDPAAPYGRHPLTGEPLSEKSKVVAGLLQLLGLFGLVGIGRIYLGYTGLGIAQLVVGLITCGIGAIIWGIVDAVLILTDRVRDPEGRPLRDGT
- a CDS encoding DUF2752 domain-containing protein; this encodes MALSSTSGHRTRLFVGLGTGAALLGSLAYIGIGNPHSPDFVFPACPFRALTGWNCPACGGLRMTHDLLHGDVAAAIVDNVFLLVGLPLLLTWVLVQWRRGKAAANTPTLVVIVAAAVTWTIVRNLPGFPLVPTVLDG
- the gltB gene encoding glutamate synthase large subunit; amino-acid sequence: MLFSALPEPQGLYDPGNESDSCGVAMVTDIQGRRSHSIVTDGLIALEHLEHRGAAGAEPNSGDGAGILIQVPVEFLRDVVDFDLPAPGVDGSNTFAAGICFLPQDQTARTHALGTVESIATEEGLEILGWREVPVDPDGADVGVTALGCMPYMAQVFVAASAHDGTRLGGIDLDRRVYPMRKRSERTGVYFPSLSSRTIVYKGMLTTMQLPQYFPDLRDERCVSAIAIVHSRFSTNTFPSWPLAHPFRFVAHNGEINTVRGNRNRMHAREAMLASTKIPGDLNRLSPICTPDASDSASFDEVLELLHLGGRSLPHAVLMMIPEAWENSDTMDPAERAFWQFHASLMEPWDGPACVTFTDGTLVGAVLDRNGLRPGRWWRTIDDRIILASESGVLDVPSAEVVAKGRLQPGKMFLIDTAAGRIISDDEVKESLAKAEPYGEWLHAGLLDLTALPDRVRVQPNHESVVRRQISFGYTEEDLRILLTPMAASGAEPLGSMGTDTPAAVLSQRSKLLYDYFIELFAQVTNPPLDAIREEVVTSMARIMGPEQNLLEPSAASCRQIRLNWPVLDNDELNKIVHINDDGEQPGLRTAVLKALYEVERGGEGLAEALDDLRLRACDAIARGARTLVISDRDSDHTKAPIPSLLAVSAVHHHLVRTKQRTTVALVVETGDAREVHHIAMLIGFGAAAVNPYLAFESIEDLIREGELTGIEPAAAVRNYLKALGKGVMKVMSKMGISTVASYTAAQAFEAVGIDRDVIDEYFTGTPTQLGGIGLDVIAEEVKLRHRRAYPENPTERVHRRLEVGGEYAFRREGELHLFTPEVVFLLQHSTRTGRYDVFEKYSDEVNRLAREGGALRGLFDFRKGLRPPVPLDEVESVESIVKRFNTGAMSYGSISAEAHETMAIAMNKIGGRSNSGEGGEDADRLYDPTRRSAVKQVASGRFGVTSDYLVNASDIQIKMAQGAKPGEGGQLPAYKVYPNIAKTRHSTPGVGLISPPPHHDIYSIEDLAQLIHDLKNANADARVHVKLVSSVGVGTVAAGVSKAHADVVLISGYDGGTGAAPLTSLKHAGAPWEIGLADAQQTLMLNGLRDRITVQCDGGMRTARDVMVAMLLGAEEYGFATAPLVVAGCIMMRVCHLDTCPVGVATQNPELRARFNGKPEFVENFFQFIAEDIRRYLAELGFRSIDEAVGHAEVLDTDMGVAHWKSRGLDLTPIFAVPAGDGPRRKVREQDHGLGQALDRTLIQLAEGALEDAHPVRLELPVRNVNRTVGTLLGSEVTRRYGAQGLPDDTIHVTLTGSAGQSIGAFLPPGITLELIGDANDYVGKGLSGGRVIVKPQDDVLFLPEDNVIAGNTLLYGATSGEVYLRGRVGERFAARNSGALAVVEGVGDHACEYMTGGRVVVLGKVGRNMAAGMSGGIAFVLGLDPRRVNTDMVELQDLEPEDLAWLREVIAQHAHVTDSTVATSVLSDWPRRSAQFTKIMPRDYQRVLQATRMAKAEGRDVDTAIMEASRG
- a CDS encoding glutamate synthase subunit beta; protein product: MADPHGFLEVAKVEATKRPVDERVGDWREVYERQDPHERAGEVSQQARRCMDCGIPFCHSGTAGCPLGNLIPEWNDLVRRGRWDAASDRLHATNNFPEFTGRLCPAPCEAACVLSIAEEQTGGSVTIKRIEQTIADQAWMDGIVEPQPAAIATGKRVAVVGSGPAGLAAAQQLTRAGHDVTVYERDDRIGGLMRYGIPEYKLEKRTLNQRLAQMRAEGTRFVTECEVGVDLSVEQLRARHDAVVLAVGALRARDNAVEGRDLEGVHLAMEHLVPANKECEGDGPSEISAKGKHVVIIGGGDTGADCLGTAHRQGALSVTQLDYNPEPPEYRDESRSPWPMWPVVLRTRLSPAHAEGGHRRYEVAVQRFLGDDQGRVRAVEIAEVRVDRDDSGRRVITPVGQSLQIPCELALLAIGFDGVEHMPLLDGLGLTLSGRGTLRCGQDWQTDAPGVFVCGDAHRGASLIVWAIAEGRSAAHAVDTYLMGESDLPAPVSPGALPLAVI
- the pyk gene encoding pyruvate kinase, giving the protein MNRRGKIVCTLGPATASEESVRKLVESGMDVARLNFSHGDYPDHEANYKRVRAASDATGHAVGILADLQGPKIRLGRFAEGSTVWSNGETVRITVEDFVGTHDRVSTTYKRLAEDAKPGDRVLVDDGNIGLVVEHIDGNDVVCSVTEGGKVSNNKGMSLPGMSVSAPALSEKDIEDLEFAVRLGVDLVALSFVRSPADVELVHEIMDRVGRRVPVIAKLEKPEAIDNLEAIVLAFDAIMVARGDLGVELPLEEVPLVQKRAIQMARENAKPVIVATQMLESMIENSRPTRAEASDVANAVLDGADAVMLSGETSVGKFPFETVKTMARIISAVEENSVAAPPLTHVPRTKRGVISYAARDIGERLDAKALVAFTQSGDTVRRLARLHTPLPVLAFTALPEVRSQLALTWGTETFIVPHISTTDGMIRQVDKSMLELGRYKRGDLVVIVAGAPPGTVGSTNLIHVHRIGEDDV
- a CDS encoding acyl-CoA thioesterase II → MSPHADFDELLAILQLDQLDENTFTGAHPSKNPVRTFGGQMMAQAFVAAGRSLTHPIPPSALSVHFIAGGDPELDLEFQVVRLRDERRFANRRVDVVQKGQLLTTAMVSYLAGGRGLEHGVQPPPLGDPLTVPPIDDLLRGYEDVVPHFANALRPIEWRYTNDPAWIMRDKGERLEHNRVWMKAQGDMPDDPVLHAAALVYSSDTTVLDSIITTHGLSWGHDRIFAVTTNHSVWFHRPLRFDDWVLYSTSSPVAAESRGLGTGHFFDRSGALLATVVQEGIVKYFPARPTGSV
- a CDS encoding DUF4190 domain-containing protein, producing MSEPPPPPYGAYPGGYPPPPPQPYSGLPGGYPGSYPGGYPGSYPPPQAAPKNGLGTTALILAIVGLVLCWSVAGGIILGLCAIVIGFVARGRVKRNEATNGGVAIAGIVLGAVAVVAGLVFIPIYIGLFDKVGGNDYVDCLSRAGNDKEAAQRCADEFTQRVENQFSITVTPTP
- a CDS encoding ATP-binding cassette domain-containing protein, whose protein sequence is MAVAFGVLSLGSALALAAVAAWLITRAWQMPPVLDLTVAVVAVRALGISRGLLGYCERLASHDTALRAAGTAREQFFTRLASGPAEAVLRRHSGELVAGVGSGVDELADVLVRAVIPICVAVVLGLAAVGVIAVISPAAAAVLAVCLVIAGAVAPAIAARSATAAETVAAEHHSRRDTAVLLVLEHAPELRVSGRLPSVIAEAGDEQRRWGRAIDRAAAPGAVAAAAPTAAMGVSVLAAVVAGVALSSAVAPTTVAILMLLPLSAFEATAALPGAAVTLSRARIAARRLRALLEPVDDDGRRPASPPLQVTPGARIVVVGPSGCGKTTLLMRTPGTFFAEDAHLFSTTVRDNLLVARGDADDDGLRAALQKVGLGAWLDDLPDGLSTVLVGGAAAVSAGQRRRLLLARALVSAAPTVLLDEPTEHLDTSDAERLLVDILTPGELFGADRAVVVATHHLPKNLSTDGYSDQHERTAAPSLRRVSGRLSAPSASALQRPSGGLSG